The following proteins come from a genomic window of Candidatus Methanomethylophilaceae archaeon:
- a CDS encoding tetratricopeptide repeat protein: MALDNISEMTLEECEKKLDELLDSDDAEDEDIIALYTAMGDKAKEEGEFEKSKEYYMNALTETLMKYGESSIEAGDAAMNAGNGLFNTSDYEAALEYYTKALETFEETSPDDCDRMTVAMRSIGDCHFYSENYEEAVSCFTAAMDFLKTKKSEDDPEFYRLYSTMAETLSKMEKFEEALGYYKKGFDIKRKFVESDMDLMEDYEGIGKCCEKLGKNEEGIEAFSKIVKAIKETMPEMDFLAKEFQSHVDAMKDAISKQ; the protein is encoded by the coding sequence ATGGCACTCGACAATATCAGCGAGATGACGCTCGAGGAATGCGAGAAGAAGCTCGACGAGCTTCTGGATTCCGACGATGCCGAGGACGAGGACATCATTGCCCTGTACACGGCCATGGGCGATAAGGCCAAAGAGGAAGGGGAATTCGAAAAGTCCAAGGAGTACTACATGAACGCCCTGACCGAGACACTCATGAAGTACGGCGAGTCCAGCATCGAAGCTGGGGACGCCGCCATGAACGCTGGGAACGGACTGTTCAACACATCGGACTACGAGGCCGCCCTAGAATACTATACCAAGGCCCTTGAGACCTTCGAGGAGACGTCTCCCGACGACTGCGACAGGATGACCGTGGCCATGAGGAGCATCGGAGACTGCCACTTCTACTCCGAGAATTACGAGGAGGCAGTCAGCTGCTTCACTGCGGCCATGGACTTCCTGAAGACGAAGAAAAGCGAGGACGACCCCGAATTCTACCGTCTCTACAGCACCATGGCCGAGACCCTCTCGAAGATGGAGAAGTTCGAAGAAGCGCTCGGATACTACAAGAAAGGCTTCGACATAAAGAGGAAGTTCGTCGAGAGCGACATGGACCTCATGGAGGACTACGAGGGCATCGGCAAGTGCTGCGAGAAGCTCGGAAAGAACGAGGAGGGGATCGAGGCTTTCAGCAAGATCGTCAAGGCGATCAAGGAGACGATGCCCGAAATGGACTTCCTGGCAAAAGAGTTCCAGAGCCATGTCGACGCCATGAAGGACGCGATATCCAAGCAGTGA
- a CDS encoding transposase yields the protein MHYLDTKPKRFAFVFTPKHGSWLNIVESFFGKMARALLRGIRVGSKEELIDRIYRHIDQVNQEPAIFRWTYKMNEITV from the coding sequence ATGCATTACTTGGATACGAAGCCTAAAAGATTCGCGTTCGTCTTCACGCCCAAGCACGGATCCTGGCTGAACATAGTGGAGTCTTTCTTCGGGAAGATGGCCAGAGCGCTTCTCAGAGGCATACGCGTTGGCTCGAAGGAAGAGCTCATCGACAGGATCTACCGGCATATCGACCAGGTTAACCAGGAGCCGGCAATATTCAGATGGACCTACAAGATGAACGAGATTACTGTCTAA